The following are encoded in a window of Torulaspora globosa chromosome 4, complete sequence genomic DNA:
- the LAA2 gene encoding Laa2p (ancestral locus Anc_4.99) — MTADAVAVASGTEVVTEEGVESDDFGSFSDASFTSDLEEDYEGVTRYLDDLLPNCGYLAPSDSQPAALEQLLQDERPHVIYEQLVELRTALQPLSWDKSHLKANLWHILRIPEGEPAEKQPLREVSLDDSLYKQLMSLLKDNNVHATHLLRDQLKINYTSPLTPLAARAEEEKEQEGTIRSLLAKTVDSSDDLTEYHDALCREIDILLVELRQLNDRQAALMTDKSTFESVITNLTGHTQRLYRDEVALYNKRIKKKSRFRWLNKV; from the coding sequence ATGACGGCCGACGCGGTTGCGGTTGCTTCTGGGACAGAGGTCGTCACCGAGGAAGGTGTAGAGAGCGATGATTTTGGTAGCTTTTCGGATGCGTCGTTCACAAGCGACCTGGAGGAAGATTACGAAGGAGTTACGAGATATTTAGACGATTTGCTACCTAATTGCGGATATTTGGCTCCGTCTGATTCTCAACCAGCGGCGCTGGAACAGTTATTGCAGGACGAGAGACCGCATGTGATCTACGAACAGTTGGTGGAGCTGCGAACAGCGCTGCAGCCTTTAAGCTGGGATAAGTCTCATCTCAAAGCCAACCTATGGCATATTTTAAGGATTCCCGAGGGTGAGCCCGCGGAAAAGCAGCCATTGCGGGAGGTATCTCTCGATGATTCGCTTTATAAGCAATTGATGTCGTTGCTGAAAGATAACAATGTTCACGCAACCCATCTGCTGCGAGATCAGCTTAAAATCAATTACACTAGCCCGTTAACACCTTTAGCGGCGCGTGCggaggaggagaaagaaCAGGAGGGCACGATACGGAGTTTGCTGGCAAAGACCGTTGACTCATCAGACGACCTGACCGAATATCACGATGCACTGTGCCGGGAAATTGATATTCTGCTTGTCGAGCTACGACAGCTGAATGATCGACAGGCGGCTCTGATGACAGATAAAAGCACATTTGAAAGCGTTATCACAAATCTCACAGGTCATACTCAAAGGTTATATAGAGATGAAGTTGCGCTGTACAACAAGAGGATTAAGAAGAAAAGTAGGTTTAGATGGCTAAATAAGGTTTAA
- the ALK1 gene encoding protein kinase ALK1 (ancestral locus Anc_4.100) — MEFDTSFEGPSDDRKFIALVVSDNEDDYNSQEDSDREDAVRSPSKGVSEQGMNVMASASSRATPSSIGPGKTRSEEKKRWSFMSNHSSSSGAAKKRWSALSTFTLDSGTGHSRESKDKENRDSKFLKRVSTHSSLSSHKRGSVASVEADQAAKSPRSMKRSSTGSSLRQLFGLIALNDENKENQVKKDRDLFKAPSIIPSQNPKSYGVQSKERRNSNFRAPLAPVVNEANRQRHSIMLAQDSANSYHSGSSMYTTAVSGNAAGFHTHSPSMSSLSSIASTSSKWKFWKRGSSASLSRSSSSQSLKIVHDNGSLMADTKIKGKSSFAELHKAVFSYNNGTAGTMDYSDNSSITSNSLKKRPSSSNISLNGLKHRSSQSSLKHKGSHSSLQRLKTRTKSNNTGGDDSSSLTSQGPQISLPVPDQASRDKIRAKLRNSSSLLSLTSSTPVIMKDYDEAILSQILDICDIKHIVSEKETMASLKNSKKLTTHVWSCQNNDGAVVFKKLPLGMLEDVTYSKTMCLQELKMLRLCKGTTGLPWLLHSYVIQEDSETRGHDTNAPLFLLLILKDHGTPLSVVNLTSWSQALYIFWQCVTILYVAETKFQFEHRNLILEHILVDKKLNVTLCDLKCSRAQKGPDQPVIYTRLDHPLFFQGGGDYQYEIYKLMRFVLAEASSWEEYEPRTNLMWLHYLCVKFIQRYEGKLNRSGSSRDKLIKLTQLIDQCSSSKRGLFKRHDIEIRTCGDLLRFK, encoded by the coding sequence ATGGAGTTTGATACGTCTTTTGAAGGGCCGTCTGACGATAGGAAGTTCATTGCATTGGTTGTCTCGGATAATGAGGATGATTATAATTCACAAGAGGATTCTGATCGTGAAGATGCTGTACGATCGCCCTCGAAGGGCGTGAGTGAGCAAGGAATGAATGTTATGGCCAGTGCTTCGTCAAGGGCTACTCCTTCGTCGATTGGCCCAGGAAAAACAAGGTcggaagagaagaaacgGTGGTCTTTCATGTCGAACCActcgtcttcttcaggtgctgcaaagaaaagatGGTCTGCGTTGTCGACTTTTACATTAGATTCTGGAACAGGCCATTCAAGGGAATCTAAGGACAAGGAGAATCGAGATTCGAAATTTCTTAAAAGAGTCTCGACCCACAGCTCTCTTTCATCGCACAAACGGGGCTCCGTTGCGAGCGTCGAGGCTGACCAGGCGGCCAAGTCGCCGCGTTCCATGAAAAGGAGCTCAACTGGGTCATCTTTGAGACAGTTATTCGGCCTTATTGCGCTTAACGATGAGAACAAAGAAAACCAGGTGAAGAAAGATCGCGACCTGTTTAAGGCACCATCAATAATTCCTTCGCAGAATCCGAAATCCTACGGTGTACAGTCTAAGGAGCGCCGCAATTCGAATTTTAGGGCTCCGTTGGCGCCTGTGGTAAACGAAGCGAATCGTCAGCGCCATTCCATCATGCTCGCCCAGGACAGCGCCAACAGCTATCATAGCGGTAGCTCGATGTATACGACCGCTGTATCAGGAAATGCGGCGGGCTTCCACACACATTCACCGAGCATGTCTTCGCTTTCTTCGATCGCATCTACAAGTTCCAAATGGAAATTTTGGAAAAGAGGCAGTAGCGCTTCTCTATCGAGGTCATCGTCCAGTCAATCACTTAAGATCGTTCATGATAATGGTTCATTGATGGCAGATACCAAAATAAAaggaaagagctctttTGCAGAGCTACACAAAGCTGTCTTCTCGTATAATAATGGGACAGCTGGTACTATGGACTACAGCGACAACTCATCGATTACATCGAACTCATTAAAAAAGAGACCATCATCATCTAATATTTCTTTGAATGGGTTGAAACACAGATCATCGCAATCAAGTCTAAAGCACAAGGGCTCCCATAGCTCATTACAAAGGTTAAAGACGAGAACAAAGTCCAACAATACTGGTGGCGATGACTCCTCCTCATTGACCTCTCAGGGTCCTCAAATCTCATTACCTGTGCCGGATCAGGCTTCTCGCGATAAAATCAGAGCCAAGCTTAGAAACTCGAGTTCTCTTCTTTCGCTGACGTCTTCAACCCCAGTTATAATGAAGGATTATGACGAAGCAATATTAAGCCAAATTTTAGACATCTGTGATATCAAGCATATCGTCTCAGAGAAAGAGACAATGGCTTCCCTGAAAAACTCTAAAAAGCTGACCACCCATGTCTGGAGCTGTCAAAACAATGATGGTGCAGTAgtgttcaagaaactgcCGCTGGGAATGCTAGAAGATGTCACTTACTCTAAAACGATGTGTTTACAAGAGCTCAAAATGTTGAGACTTTGTAAAGGAACTACTGGATTACCATGGCTGCTACACTCCTATGTGATACAAGAAGATTCGGAAACGAGGGGACACGACACAAATGCCCCACTATTTCTACTTCttatcttgaaagatcaCGGAACTCCTTTGAGTGTTGTCAATTTAACAAGCTGGTCGCAAGCGCTGTACATCTTTTGGCAATGTGTCACTATACTTTACGTTGCAGAGACAAAATTTCAATTCGAGCACAGAAACCTAATCCTGGAACACATTCTAGTCGACAAGAAGCTCAATGTCACGCTGTGTGACCTGAAGTGCAGTAGAGCTCAGAAAGGGCCCGATCAACCCGTAATCTACACCAGACTAGATCACCCACTATTCTTCCAGGGCGGCGGTGACTACCAATACGAAATTTACAAACTTATGCGCTTCGTTCTCGCAGAGGCATCTTCTTGGGAAGAGTACGAACCTAGAACAAACCTTATGTGGTTGCACTATCTGTGCGTGAAATTTATCCAAAGATATGAAGGCAAACTGAACAGGTCAGGCTCGAGCAGGGATAAACTGATCAAACTGACACAGCTAATCGACCAATGCTCATCAAGCAAACGGGGTCTATTCAAAAGGCATGACATAGAGATTAGAACCTGCGGCGATTTGCTGAGGTTTAAATAG